Proteins encoded together in one Musa acuminata AAA Group cultivar baxijiao chromosome BXJ3-6, Cavendish_Baxijiao_AAA, whole genome shotgun sequence window:
- the LOC135641242 gene encoding protein LURP-one-related 8-like — protein sequence MAKVHPSAAAAAAAAAACTGGGGVRPAAVLTVWRRSLLFNGNGFAVFDAKGNLVFRVDNYASGSKAEVLLMDATGKPLLTIRRKKLSLKDQWLIYEGEEAANPRFVAKRHVSLLHHGALAHVTPCVSGAKPCHAYEIQGSYLQRCCAVVDDKRRQLMEIKRKEPAKGITFGLDVFRLIVQPGFDTSFAMAIVMLLEQMFGSPS from the exons ATGGCGAAAGTACACCCCAGCGCCGCAgccgcagcagcagcggcagcagcgtGTACCGGGGGCGGGGGGGTGAGGCCCGCCGCGGTGCTGACCGTGTGGCGGAGGTCGCTCCTCTTCAACGGGAACGGGTTCGCGGTGTTCGATGCGAAGGGGAACTTGGTGTTCCGGGTCGACAACTACGCCTCGGGTAGCAAGGCGGAGGTCCTCCTCATGGACGCCACCGGCAAACCGCTCCTTACCATTCGGAGAAAG AAACTGAGCCTAAAAGACCAGTGGCTGATCTACGAGGGAGAGGAGGCAGCTAATCCACGGTTCGTGGCCAAGAGGCATGTGAGTCTCCTCCACCACGGGGCACTGGCACATGTCACTCCATGTGTCTCAGGTGCCAAGCCTTGCCATGCCTACGAGATCCAAGGATCCTACTTGCAGCGGTGCTGTGCCGTCGTCGATGATAAGAGGCGGCAATTGATGGAGATCAAGAGGAAGGAGCCTGCCAAAGGCATCACCTTTGGCCTCGACGTCTTCCGCCTGATCGTGCAGCCAGGCTTTGACACCTCATTCGCAATGGCTATTGTGATGCTTCTGGAGCAGATGTTTGGATCCCCATCATAA
- the LOC135641241 gene encoding large ribosomal subunit protein uL16 isoform X1 produces MGRRPARCYRQIKNKPYPKSRYCRGVPDPKIRIYDVGMKKKGVDEFPFCVHLVSWEKENVSSEALEAARIACNKYMTKFAGKDAFHLRVRVHPFHVLRINKMLSCAGADRLQTGMRGAFGKPQGTCARVSIGQVLLSVRCKDSNSNNAQEALRRAKFKFPGRQKIIISGKWGFTKFSRADYLKWKSENRIIPDGVNAKLLGCHGPVANRRPGRAFLPAPMAESS; encoded by the exons ATGGGGAGGC GACCTGCGAGATGTTACCGCCAGATTAAAAACAAGCCATACCCCAAATCACGGTACTGCCGTGGTGTTCCAGATCCTAAGATTAGGATCTATGATGTTGGAATGAAGAAGAAAGGAGTGGATGAGTTTCCCTTCTGTGTTCACCTGGTGAGTTGGGAAAAGGAGAATGTTTCTAGTGAGGCTCTCGAGGCCGCTCGTATTGCATGCAACAAGTACATGACAAAGTTTGCTGGAAAGGATGCTTTCCACCTACGGGTGAGAGTGCACCCGTTCCATGTCTTACGTATCAACAAGATGCTTTCTTGTGCTGGAGCTGATAGGCTCCAGACTGGAATGCGTGGGGCCTTTGGGAAGCCTCAAGGGACATGTGCTAGGGTGAGCATTGGTCAGGTCCTTCTCTCTGTTCGCTGCAAGGATAGTAATAGCAACAATGCTCAAGAAGCCCTACGTCGTGCCAAGTTCAAGTTTCCTGGCCGTCAAAAGATAATCATCAGTGGAAAGTG GGGCTTCACTAAGTTTAGCCGGGCTGACTATTTGAAGTGGAAGAGTGAGAACAGAATCATCCCAGATGGTGTAAATGCAAAG TTGCTTGGGTGCCATGGTCCAGTGGCTAATCGCCGGCCTGGAAGGGCTTTCTTGCCAGCTCCCATGGCAGAATCTTCTTAG
- the LOC135641240 gene encoding reticulon-like protein B1: MSEVGDLKKINEKIHEYQGSSSSSDSDDEKPSFQNSRKKRLFGRKDTVHTVLGGGKSADIILWRNKQLSGSILTGVTVIWLLFVWMGYHLLTFICHFLILVLAVSFLWSNGASFVNRSPPKFPEVVLPEDLFITIAQSVRYEINEALATFYYVACGKDLKRFLMVIAGLWILSVIGSWFSFLTLFYIGFLILYTGPVFYENYEDHVDTAAEKAIHAINKQYAVLDAKVLQKIPYGTFANKKQH; encoded by the exons ATGTCAGAAGTTGGTGATTTGAAGAAGATCAACGAGAAGATTCACGAGTACCAAGGGTCTTCGTCGTCGTCAGATTCAGATGATGAGAAGCCCTCGTTTCAGAACTCAAGGAAGAAACGACTGTTTGGAAGGAAGGATACTGTGCATACCGTCCTTGGAGGAGGAAAAT CTGCTGATATCATACTGTGGAGAAATAAACAACTGTCAGGAAGCATACTTACTGGAGTCACTGTTATCTGGCTTCTCTTTGTATGGATGGGCTATCATTTGCTGACATTTATCTGCCACTTTCTTATACTTGTACTAGCAGTGTCTTTCCTCTGGTCCAACGGTGCATCATTTGTCAACAG GTCCCCGCCCAAATTTCCTGAGGTTGTCTTGCCTGAAGACTTATTTATAACTATAGCTCAATCAGTAAGATATGAAATTAATGAGGCTTTGGCAACTTTCTACTATGTTGCTTGTGGAAAGGATCTGAAGAGGTTTTTGATG GTAATTGCAGGCTTGTGGATTCTTTCTGTAATTGGCAGCTGGTTCAGTTTCTTGACACTCTTCTACATAG GTTTTTTGATTCTGTACACCGGACCAGTATTCTATGAGAACTATGAGGATCATGTTGACACTGCTGCTGAGAAGGCAATCCATGCAATCAACAAGCAGTATGCAGTGCTGGATGCAAAGGTTCTTCAGAAAATTCCATATGGTACTTTTGCTAATAAAAAGCAGCACTGA
- the LOC103987932 gene encoding bZIP transcription factor 11-like, which produces MASPGGTSSASSLLHGSGSDEGLQAVMDEKKRKRLISNRESARRSRLRKQKHLDDLVAQANQLRKENSHGFAILKLVTQHCAAVEAENSVLRAQMMELSSRLQSLDDRLHNLNGNNGSNHLLCDGPQFTDNIVSPWNFNYMNQPIMASSEDMLYF; this is translated from the coding sequence ATGGCTTCTCCCGGTGGGACTTCCTCCGCATCCAGTCTGCTCCACGGCTCTGGTTCCGACGAAGGTCTGCAGGCTGTGATGGACGAGAAGAAGCGGAAGCGACTGATATCGAACCGCGAGTCTGCGCGGCGGTCGAGGCTGCGCAAGCAGAAGCACTTGGATGATCTGGTGGCACAGGCGAACCAGCTGAGGAAGGAGAACAGCCATGGCTTCGCAATCTTGAAGCTCGTTACACAGCACTGTGCTGCTGTGGAGGCCGAGAATTCTGTGCTGAGGGCTCAGATGATGGAGCTGAGCAGTAGGCTGCAATCCCTCGATGACAGACTCCACAACCTGAATGGAAACAACGGCAGCAATCACCTTCTGTGTGATGGTCCTCAGTTCACTGACAACATCGTCAGTCCATGGAACTTCAACTATATGAATCAGCCTATCATGGCTTCATCAGAGGACATGCTTTACTTCTGA
- the LOC135641241 gene encoding large ribosomal subunit protein uL16 isoform X2, translating into MWRRPARCYRQIKNKPYPKSRYCRGVPDPKIRIYDVGMKKKGVDEFPFCVHLVSWEKENVSSEALEAARIACNKYMTKFAGKDAFHLRVRVHPFHVLRINKMLSCAGADRLQTGMRGAFGKPQGTCARVSIGQVLLSVRCKDSNSNNAQEALRRAKFKFPGRQKIIISGKWGFTKFSRADYLKWKSENRIIPDGVNAKLLGCHGPVANRRPGRAFLPAPMAESS; encoded by the exons ATGTGGAGGC GACCTGCGAGATGTTACCGCCAGATTAAAAACAAGCCATACCCCAAATCACGGTACTGCCGTGGTGTTCCAGATCCTAAGATTAGGATCTATGATGTTGGAATGAAGAAGAAAGGAGTGGATGAGTTTCCCTTCTGTGTTCACCTGGTGAGTTGGGAAAAGGAGAATGTTTCTAGTGAGGCTCTCGAGGCCGCTCGTATTGCATGCAACAAGTACATGACAAAGTTTGCTGGAAAGGATGCTTTCCACCTACGGGTGAGAGTGCACCCGTTCCATGTCTTACGTATCAACAAGATGCTTTCTTGTGCTGGAGCTGATAGGCTCCAGACTGGAATGCGTGGGGCCTTTGGGAAGCCTCAAGGGACATGTGCTAGGGTGAGCATTGGTCAGGTCCTTCTCTCTGTTCGCTGCAAGGATAGTAATAGCAACAATGCTCAAGAAGCCCTACGTCGTGCCAAGTTCAAGTTTCCTGGCCGTCAAAAGATAATCATCAGTGGAAAGTG GGGCTTCACTAAGTTTAGCCGGGCTGACTATTTGAAGTGGAAGAGTGAGAACAGAATCATCCCAGATGGTGTAAATGCAAAG TTGCTTGGGTGCCATGGTCCAGTGGCTAATCGCCGGCCTGGAAGGGCTTTCTTGCCAGCTCCCATGGCAGAATCTTCTTAG